One genomic segment of Streptomyces sp. NBC_00239 includes these proteins:
- a CDS encoding HAD-IA family hydrolase, producing the protein MPASTTATAPVVLTARALLLDMDGTLVNSDAVVERCWRAWALEHGLDADEALKVVHGRQGYATMAVLLPDRPMELNYADNAVMLARETADMDGVVPVGGAAAFMAAIADLPHALVTSADRPLSTARMAAAALPMPDVRVTAESVSASKPDPEGFLKGAAELGFAPADCIVFEDSGAGIEAGLAAGMRVIGIGPRAAEHGPTVHVNDLTAVRVERAADGSITLTVTPAAA; encoded by the coding sequence ATGCCGGCCAGCACCACCGCCACCGCCCCTGTCGTCCTGACCGCCCGCGCCCTCCTCCTGGACATGGACGGCACCCTGGTCAACTCGGACGCGGTGGTAGAACGGTGCTGGCGCGCCTGGGCGCTGGAGCACGGACTGGACGCCGACGAGGCCCTGAAGGTCGTCCACGGCCGCCAGGGCTACGCGACCATGGCCGTCCTGCTCCCGGACCGCCCGATGGAACTCAATTACGCCGACAACGCCGTGATGCTCGCCCGCGAGACCGCGGACATGGACGGCGTGGTCCCGGTCGGCGGCGCGGCCGCCTTCATGGCCGCCATCGCCGACCTCCCGCACGCGCTCGTCACCTCGGCCGACCGGCCCCTGTCCACGGCCCGCATGGCGGCCGCCGCGCTCCCGATGCCCGACGTCCGGGTCACCGCCGAGTCGGTCTCCGCCAGCAAGCCGGACCCGGAGGGCTTCCTCAAGGGCGCCGCCGAACTGGGCTTCGCCCCCGCCGACTGCATCGTCTTCGAGGACTCCGGCGCGGGCATCGAGGCCGGTCTGGCGGCCGGTATGCGCGTGATCGGCATCGGCCCGCGCGCCGCCGAGCACGGTCCGACCGTGCACGTGAACGACCTGACGGCGGTCCGCGTGGAGCGCGCGGCGGACGGTTCGATCACCCTGACCGTGACGCCCGCGGCCGCCTGA